From a region of the Chitinophaga caseinilytica genome:
- a CDS encoding NAD(P)-dependent oxidoreductase — translation MKQHNEKSAAVLGLGKMGATLAKLLLAQGYGVTVWNRSTDKSVPLAEAGAKVAATPVEAVNAGNVIVMCVHDYAAANAILAPTEAADWKGKVLVQLTSGSPAEAERLEAWAEALGAGYLDGAIQAAPQQMGREDTPLYISGKKSAWEPALPVLKTFAGAPEWLGEGAGLASSVDLATLSGIYGTLMGFFHGARIMEHAGFPVDKYAGLLTGILSTFGEFIKYEGQLVHENRFAKTESPLSISVDASARILEQAKDAGINSAFPDYLAGMFRRAADMGLADEELSAMIKVLRA, via the coding sequence ATGAAACAACACAATGAAAAATCCGCGGCCGTTCTGGGCCTCGGCAAGATGGGCGCCACGCTGGCGAAATTGCTCCTGGCACAAGGTTACGGCGTAACGGTATGGAACCGCAGCACCGATAAATCCGTTCCCCTCGCCGAAGCCGGCGCGAAAGTGGCAGCAACGCCAGTAGAAGCGGTGAACGCGGGAAATGTGATCGTGATGTGCGTACATGATTACGCCGCGGCAAACGCCATTCTCGCACCTACGGAAGCTGCAGACTGGAAAGGGAAAGTGCTCGTGCAACTGACGAGCGGGAGCCCTGCAGAAGCGGAGCGCCTCGAAGCCTGGGCGGAAGCCCTTGGCGCCGGATACCTCGATGGCGCCATCCAGGCCGCGCCGCAACAAATGGGACGGGAAGACACTCCTTTATATATTTCGGGGAAAAAATCGGCCTGGGAACCGGCGCTCCCGGTACTGAAAACCTTCGCCGGCGCGCCGGAATGGCTGGGAGAAGGAGCGGGGCTGGCCTCGTCGGTGGATTTGGCCACGCTTTCAGGGATTTACGGGACGCTGATGGGCTTTTTCCACGGCGCGCGGATCATGGAGCATGCCGGTTTCCCGGTTGATAAATACGCGGGACTGCTGACGGGCATCCTCAGCACTTTCGGGGAATTTATCAAGTACGAAGGGCAACTGGTGCATGAAAATCGCTTTGCCAAAACGGAAAGCCCGCTGAGCATTTCAGTGGATGCGTCGGCGAGGATATTGGAACAGGCAAAAGATGCGGGGATCAACAGTGCTTTCCCGGATTACCTGGCGGGGATGTTCCGTCGCGCGGCGGACATGGGGCTGGCAGACGAGGAATTGTCGGCGATGATCAAGGTTTTACGGGCATGA
- a CDS encoding ArnT family glycosyltransferase, translating to MDYSITYSTFPVRGKRRDIKGISSANGTDFKLLMALAVLVNFSGLFVTIMGPDGALYASIAKTMAQHNDYIHLFAEGRDWLDKPHFPFWMAALSFQLFGYSGWAYKLPAVLFLMMGAVYTYRLAKLLYNEQVAWWATAILLTAEHIIISNTDVRAEPYLTGAIVASVYHFYRARSGKGYGQLALGALFAAIAVMTKGPFALIPIAGAIGGEMIIKRNWREVFHFRWMISTALTFLFILPELYCLYVQFDAHPEKTVFGRTGVSGIRFFFWDSQFGRFLNTGPIKGKGDPAFYLHTVLWAFLPWSVLLYAAVVNKIRKGWTRGAQTEWLTLAAALPCFVVFSLSRFQLPHYLNILFPFFAILTAQYVLNVRTEGGRKLIRIAQTVFTMLLPAAAMAIHLLFRPGQTLPLLVLVIGGLVALARLRPMLKKNVSVQYLLVRTMVAAVLVNFYLNLVFYPALLKYQSGSEAAFVANRQFPGAKVVQLQTGEYNYALDFYLHSPLQTLHQLGDTSQLTGRPLLLFADVNAMAGTGLSPVQVFEHIHVSKLSIKQVNARTRPKDVQHVGLYLLRR from the coding sequence ATGGATTATAGTATCACTTACAGCACGTTTCCCGTCCGCGGGAAGCGCAGGGATATTAAGGGAATTTCATCGGCGAACGGAACGGATTTCAAACTGCTCATGGCGCTGGCCGTGCTCGTCAATTTCAGCGGACTGTTCGTGACGATCATGGGCCCGGACGGGGCGCTGTACGCGTCTATCGCCAAAACCATGGCGCAACACAACGATTATATCCATTTGTTCGCGGAAGGAAGGGATTGGCTCGACAAGCCGCACTTCCCGTTCTGGATGGCCGCGCTTTCCTTTCAGCTTTTCGGGTATTCGGGCTGGGCCTATAAATTGCCGGCTGTCCTGTTTCTCATGATGGGCGCGGTATACACGTACCGCCTGGCGAAATTGCTGTACAATGAACAGGTAGCCTGGTGGGCCACGGCGATTTTACTGACGGCCGAGCACATCATCATTTCCAACACCGATGTGCGCGCGGAACCTTACCTCACGGGCGCCATTGTCGCCAGTGTGTACCATTTTTACAGGGCACGGTCGGGGAAGGGATACGGACAACTGGCGCTGGGCGCACTTTTCGCCGCCATTGCGGTCATGACCAAAGGCCCGTTCGCGCTCATTCCCATCGCAGGCGCGATCGGCGGGGAGATGATCATCAAACGGAACTGGCGGGAAGTTTTTCATTTCCGCTGGATGATCTCCACTGCGCTCACGTTCCTCTTCATCCTCCCCGAATTATACTGCCTGTACGTCCAGTTCGACGCGCACCCGGAAAAAACGGTTTTCGGCAGAACGGGCGTTTCGGGCATCCGGTTTTTCTTTTGGGACAGCCAGTTCGGGCGCTTCCTCAACACCGGGCCCATCAAAGGAAAGGGCGATCCTGCGTTTTATTTGCATACGGTCTTATGGGCGTTTTTGCCCTGGTCGGTTTTGCTGTATGCGGCGGTGGTGAATAAAATCAGGAAAGGTTGGACGCGGGGCGCACAAACGGAATGGCTGACCCTGGCCGCTGCGTTGCCCTGCTTCGTCGTGTTTTCCCTGTCCAGGTTCCAACTGCCGCATTATCTGAATATCCTTTTCCCGTTTTTCGCCATTTTGACGGCGCAGTATGTGCTGAACGTCCGCACGGAAGGAGGGAGGAAGCTCATCCGCATCGCGCAGACCGTTTTCACGATGCTCCTGCCCGCGGCGGCTATGGCCATCCACCTGCTGTTCCGGCCCGGACAAACACTGCCGTTGCTGGTGCTGGTGATAGGAGGGCTCGTGGCCCTGGCGCGCCTGCGGCCGATGCTGAAGAAAAACGTATCCGTTCAGTATTTGCTCGTGCGGACGATGGTGGCGGCCGTGCTGGTGAATTTTTACCTCAACCTCGTTTTTTATCCTGCTTTGTTGAAATACCAATCCGGCAGCGAAGCGGCTTTCGTGGCCAACCGGCAATTCCCCGGCGCGAAGGTCGTACAGCTGCAAACCGGAGAATACAACTACGCGCTGGATTTTTATCTCCATTCGCCGCTGCAAACCCTCCATCAGTTGGGCGATACGTCGCAATTGACGGGCCGCCCCTTACTGCTGTTCGCCGATGTAAACGCCATGGCAGGCACGGGCCTCAGTCCCGTGCAGGTTTTCGAGCATATCCATGTGAGCAAGCTCAGTATTAAACAGGTGAATGCGCGCACACGTCCCAAAGACGTGCAGCATGTCGGTTTGTACCTTTTACGTAGATAG
- a CDS encoding MarR family winged helix-turn-helix transcriptional regulator, translated as MNIVHELEELALATRLKRLGERLSQDVSRIYKESSLDFEARWFLILELLSRKKTMGITEISDALQISHPAVVQLADQMLEHGLMKASPDPRDARRRLLSLSASGRNMYKRIGPMLQVIREENRKWLQQSSGDLLRILGELESALDDRSMYQRIRDGLSREG; from the coding sequence ATGAATATCGTTCACGAACTGGAAGAACTCGCATTGGCGACCCGTTTGAAAAGGCTGGGAGAGCGCCTGTCCCAGGATGTCAGCCGGATTTACAAGGAATCTTCCCTGGATTTTGAAGCGCGGTGGTTCCTGATCCTGGAACTACTCAGCCGAAAGAAAACCATGGGGATCACCGAGATTTCGGATGCCCTGCAAATCAGCCATCCCGCTGTTGTGCAACTGGCAGACCAAATGCTGGAACACGGCCTGATGAAAGCCTCTCCCGACCCGCGGGATGCCCGCCGGCGCCTGCTGTCTCTCAGCGCCAGCGGCAGAAACATGTACAAGCGCATCGGGCCCATGCTGCAAGTCATCCGCGAAGAAAATCGCAAATGGCTACAGCAATCTTCCGGCGACCTGCTCCGCATCCTGGGAGAATTGGAAAGCGCGTTGGATGATAGGAGTATGTATCAACGCATCCGGGATGGCCTGTCCCGCGAGGGTTAA
- a CDS encoding phosphatase PAP2 family protein: protein MNILEMMDALDKTLFTFIHADASSSMLDGGMKLLRNALTWIPLYAFVLYWVLRHQRKYAAQFILMTIVCFAITDYGSASILKPLFARIRPCFDPDLQGKVRGLIDCGGQFSLPSSHASNHFGLATFWFMAVFRLEGKRWNLLWLWAFAVCYAQVYVGKHFPFDIVAGAVYGAAVGAACAYFFDRWFVREPRRVHYHMQPEYGL from the coding sequence ATGAATATCCTGGAAATGATGGACGCGTTGGATAAAACGCTCTTCACGTTCATCCATGCAGATGCATCGTCGTCCATGCTGGACGGAGGTATGAAGCTGCTCCGCAATGCCCTCACCTGGATCCCGCTGTACGCATTCGTGCTTTACTGGGTCCTGCGCCACCAGCGGAAATACGCCGCGCAATTCATTCTCATGACCATCGTTTGCTTCGCGATCACCGACTACGGCAGCGCCAGCATCCTGAAACCCCTGTTCGCGCGGATCAGACCGTGTTTTGACCCGGATTTGCAGGGAAAAGTCCGGGGATTGATCGATTGCGGCGGACAATTCTCGCTTCCATCATCTCACGCATCCAACCACTTCGGCCTGGCCACTTTCTGGTTTATGGCAGTGTTCCGTTTGGAAGGAAAACGCTGGAACCTCCTGTGGCTATGGGCCTTCGCAGTTTGTTACGCGCAAGTGTACGTGGGCAAACATTTCCCGTTCGATATCGTAGCCGGCGCCGTTTACGGAGCTGCCGTGGGCGCGGCATGCGCTTATTTCTTCGACCGCTGGTTCGTGCGCGAACCGCGCCGCGTCCATTATCATATGCAACCGGAATATGGATTATAG
- a CDS encoding VOC family protein, with translation MQKITPCLWFNFNADEALAFYETVFPDFKLLSKSHYGEWGGPNAGKLLTAEFELFGSRFQALNAGPQFPFTEAISLSIRCKGQEEVDHYWDKLTADGGQESMCGWLKDKFGLSWQVVPEELTKLMSDPNKERATRAAQAMMKQKKIVIREIQDAVDTVPA, from the coding sequence ATGCAAAAGATCACTCCCTGTTTGTGGTTCAACTTCAATGCCGACGAGGCGCTGGCTTTTTATGAAACCGTTTTCCCGGATTTCAAGCTGCTGAGCAAGAGTCATTATGGTGAATGGGGAGGCCCCAATGCCGGGAAGCTCCTGACGGCGGAATTCGAGCTGTTCGGGTCCCGGTTCCAGGCGCTGAATGCCGGGCCTCAATTTCCATTCACGGAAGCGATTTCCCTGAGCATCCGATGCAAGGGGCAGGAAGAGGTGGATCATTATTGGGATAAATTAACGGCCGATGGCGGACAGGAAAGTATGTGTGGCTGGTTGAAGGATAAGTTCGGGCTTTCGTGGCAGGTGGTGCCGGAAGAACTGACGAAACTGATGTCGGACCCCAACAAGGAACGCGCTACCCGTGCAGCCCAGGCGATGATGAAGCAGAAGAAGATCGTGATCAGGGAGATCCAGGACGCGGTGGATACTGTGCCGGCTTGA
- a CDS encoding helix-turn-helix domain-containing protein produces the protein MYERKIAENLDCGVNVANKIVGGKWRACIIDSISRGISRPSGIQREIPEAPARVIQMHLRELETLQVIRKETSGGFPLKAEYFLTDFGRSVLPLIAAMDAWGNANKAFVQEMSAAMAEEALNTTS, from the coding sequence ATGTACGAAAGAAAAATTGCTGAAAACCTGGATTGCGGCGTCAACGTGGCCAACAAGATCGTGGGCGGCAAATGGCGCGCCTGCATCATCGATTCGATTTCCCGGGGCATCAGCAGGCCCAGCGGGATACAGCGCGAAATCCCGGAAGCGCCGGCGCGGGTGATCCAGATGCACCTCCGCGAACTGGAAACCCTCCAGGTGATCCGGAAAGAGACTTCGGGCGGGTTCCCCCTGAAAGCGGAATACTTCCTCACAGATTTCGGCCGCTCGGTACTGCCGCTCATCGCCGCGATGGACGCCTGGGGCAATGCGAACAAGGCATTCGTGCAGGAAATGTCGGCCGCTATGGCGGAAGAAGCACTCAACACAACATCTTGA
- a CDS encoding outer membrane beta-barrel protein: protein MMAWPAGSLAQVGGDIRGKVSGGEGFRPEEVIVQLLNAADKKLVKMEYADAQGNFRISGVRAGKYQVAIQHLAYNRYLSAEIVHSTATDLGEIRLEAAARQLREANVVAQKPLVQQQYDKTVLNVAGSISAAGSNALEVLEKAPGITVDQNDNIAMRGRQGVLVMIDGKQVPMSGQDLATYLRSLNAAQIDRIDLITNPSAKYDAAGNAGIIDIRLKKGRNNGTNGTVGLSLGQGVYAKVNPSLSINHRKGPFNYFASYNLGHRRDYNDLDIHRKFFTKEGVETGGNDYDNFFGFRFNTHNVRGGMDYQPNSRTTVGFAANAVINDGIVRSDSKAQSFDAAQAPTGRFNTLGNNDLHRRNYSFNVNFRRLLDTAGRELTSDLDYARYGSWEYQNYRTAYLDASNAPARQDFLLFGDLSGQLDIYSVKVDYVHPIKRWGMKLEGGIKSSWVRTDNDVSFFDRSHGGYDLDEGKSNRFIYKENINAAYLNGSGNWKKLSYQFGLRLEQTLANGRQVIHEETFDRDYVQLFPSGYLGYKFNDRHDLGVTLSRRIDRPSYRELNPFRVFLDPLTSSTGNPALRPEITASYELVYAFREIYTAKAGYSRTKDNVLSVLAPDVEPNSVLQTNRNLARYDYYHLTVGVPVTSIKWLNSSNTVVAYYGLYRGNLVDTDLNEGRVVFNFNTSNTITLDPKTTMEVNGNFQSRSWYGFLDIASNWQLGIGAQRQFWERKGSLKLNLSDVFLTGRVKAFTKLTGYSEAFRQFRDTRVLTLTFNYRFGGQQQGGPRRRTGGAEEEKRRAG, encoded by the coding sequence ATGATGGCCTGGCCGGCAGGATCGCTGGCGCAGGTGGGTGGAGACATCCGCGGGAAGGTTTCCGGGGGCGAGGGTTTCCGGCCGGAGGAGGTGATCGTGCAGTTGCTGAATGCTGCCGATAAGAAACTGGTGAAGATGGAATATGCCGATGCGCAGGGGAATTTCCGCATTTCGGGCGTCCGGGCCGGCAAGTACCAGGTGGCGATACAGCATCTGGCTTACAACCGGTACCTGTCTGCCGAGATCGTGCATTCCACCGCTACCGATCTCGGGGAAATCAGGCTGGAGGCTGCCGCCCGGCAGCTCCGCGAAGCGAACGTGGTGGCCCAGAAGCCTTTGGTACAGCAACAGTACGATAAAACCGTGCTGAATGTTGCCGGCTCCATCTCGGCGGCGGGGAGCAATGCGCTGGAAGTGCTCGAAAAAGCCCCGGGCATCACGGTCGATCAGAATGACAACATCGCCATGAGGGGCCGTCAGGGTGTGCTGGTGATGATCGATGGGAAACAGGTGCCCATGTCCGGGCAAGACCTCGCCACTTACCTGCGAAGCCTCAACGCCGCGCAGATAGACCGGATCGATCTCATCACCAATCCCTCCGCGAAATACGATGCCGCCGGCAACGCGGGAATCATCGATATCCGGCTTAAAAAAGGGCGGAACAACGGGACGAACGGAACGGTGGGGCTCAGTCTCGGTCAGGGCGTTTATGCCAAGGTCAATCCTTCCCTGAGCATCAACCATCGCAAAGGCCCCTTCAATTACTTCGCATCCTATAATTTGGGCCATCGCCGCGATTACAACGATCTCGACATCCACCGGAAATTCTTCACCAAAGAAGGAGTGGAAACCGGTGGCAACGATTACGATAACTTTTTCGGGTTCCGGTTCAATACGCATAATGTCCGCGGCGGGATGGATTATCAGCCGAATTCCCGTACCACTGTCGGCTTCGCGGCCAACGCGGTTATCAATGACGGGATCGTCCGTTCAGACAGCAAGGCACAGTCGTTCGACGCCGCGCAAGCGCCCACGGGGCGGTTCAATACCCTGGGGAACAACGATCTGCACCGCCGAAACTACAGCTTCAATGTCAACTTCCGCCGTTTGCTCGATACCGCCGGCCGTGAATTAACGTCGGATCTCGACTATGCGCGGTATGGCAGTTGGGAGTATCAGAACTATAGAACTGCTTACCTGGATGCCAGCAATGCTCCTGCGCGGCAGGATTTCCTGCTGTTCGGCGATCTGAGCGGCCAGCTCGATATCTACTCCGTAAAAGTGGACTACGTTCATCCCATAAAAAGATGGGGGATGAAGCTGGAAGGCGGTATCAAAAGCAGCTGGGTGCGTACTGATAACGATGTCAGCTTTTTTGACCGCAGCCATGGCGGGTATGATCTGGACGAAGGAAAGAGCAATCGTTTCATTTACAAAGAGAACATCAACGCGGCCTATCTTAACGGTTCCGGAAACTGGAAGAAGCTGAGCTACCAGTTCGGTTTGCGGCTGGAGCAAACCCTTGCCAATGGCCGCCAGGTGATACACGAAGAAACCTTCGACCGCGATTATGTGCAACTTTTTCCCAGTGGCTACCTGGGGTACAAGTTCAATGACCGGCACGATCTGGGTGTTACATTGAGCCGGCGCATCGACCGGCCTTCGTACCGCGAGCTCAATCCTTTCCGCGTTTTCCTCGACCCGCTGACTTCTTCGACCGGGAACCCCGCGCTTCGGCCGGAGATCACGGCGTCTTACGAGCTGGTGTACGCTTTCCGCGAGATCTATACTGCCAAGGCCGGTTACAGCAGAACGAAGGACAATGTGCTTTCCGTGCTGGCGCCCGACGTGGAACCGAACAGCGTATTGCAGACGAACCGCAATCTTGCGCGGTATGATTATTACCATTTGACGGTGGGGGTGCCGGTGACTTCCATCAAATGGCTGAACAGCAGCAATACGGTGGTTGCGTATTACGGGCTTTATCGCGGCAATCTTGTGGATACCGATCTCAACGAAGGCCGCGTGGTGTTCAATTTCAATACGAGTAATACGATCACCCTCGATCCTAAAACCACGATGGAGGTGAACGGTAATTTCCAAAGCCGCAGCTGGTACGGGTTCCTGGATATCGCCAGTAACTGGCAGCTCGGAATTGGCGCCCAGCGGCAGTTCTGGGAACGGAAAGGGTCCCTGAAACTGAACCTGAGCGATGTTTTCCTGACCGGCCGGGTGAAAGCGTTCACAAAACTGACCGGTTATTCGGAAGCATTTCGCCAGTTCCGAGACACGCGGGTGCTGACGTTGACATTTAACTACCGTTTCGGCGGCCAGCAGCAAGGCGGCCCTCGCCGGCGGACTGGTGGGGCTGAAGAAGAGAAGCGTCGTGCGGGTTGA
- a CDS encoding sigma-70 family RNA polymerase sigma factor — MNTIDANAADAVLWLEVRQHDRRAYRILFDRYGGALYRSAFRLLQDREASETVAHDIFLNLWLKRETLEIRDFRSYIMTAARYHVYKALRARAASPETAVETEMMEGISGSIGNGAEEKMAELRVRELIGRHMNDLPKRCREIFLLSREQHLTNQEIAERLNISRRSVENQITFALRHLRMHMKEYSLLVAVLLDV, encoded by the coding sequence ATGAACACGATCGATGCGAATGCGGCGGATGCCGTTTTGTGGCTGGAAGTAAGGCAACATGACAGGAGGGCGTACAGGATACTGTTCGACCGCTACGGCGGCGCGCTTTACCGTTCGGCCTTCCGCCTGCTGCAAGACCGGGAAGCGAGCGAAACCGTGGCGCACGACATTTTCCTCAATCTCTGGCTGAAGCGGGAAACCCTCGAGATCCGGGACTTCCGTTCCTACATCATGACCGCCGCCAGGTATCATGTATATAAAGCCCTCCGCGCCAGGGCCGCCTCGCCGGAAACAGCTGTAGAAACGGAGATGATGGAAGGGATTTCCGGTTCGATCGGGAACGGCGCCGAAGAAAAAATGGCGGAATTGCGGGTGCGGGAACTCATCGGGCGGCATATGAACGATCTGCCCAAACGCTGCCGCGAGATATTTTTACTGAGTCGGGAACAACATCTTACCAACCAGGAAATCGCGGAAAGACTGAACATTTCCCGCCGCAGCGTGGAAAACCAGATCACCTTCGCCCTGCGCCATCTGCGCATGCATATGAAGGAATACAGCCTCCTCGTGGCCGTACTCCTCGATGTCTGA